GGGCATCGTCTATTACTACTACTACAGTGGGGTGGGACCCGCGGCCACAAAGAACAAGATGGCAATGATTATCTCCGGACCAGTCAACGACAACGACTACGAGGCTCTTGGTCTACAGGCCCTTCAGGCAGTGGGTAAGTCTACAGGTATAACGACTGCCTACTCAGAGAACGTCAACCCGGCAGACTTGGACACCGCAGTATCTCAATACGTGTCCCAGGGATTCAACATCATCTGGGTTCACGGTGCTGAATTCGCTTCAGCCGTTGGGCCCGGTGTGTCCGACAACGGAACCGCATCCAAGAATCCAAACATCAGGTTCATCCTAGAAACAGACGTTCCCCCTGCACAGATTCGCTCAAACGTCTGGGTAATCGACAGGAACTACATTCCAGGAATGTACGCAGTCGGTGCCGCAGCAGCACTCGCAACCCACACTGGCACAATCGCTTACGTGGGAGCCTTGAAGCTACCCTTCTCACTGGCAGAGGCGAATGCAATCATTCTGGCAGCCCACGCGACCAACAGCAGTGTCAAAGTGCTCAGGTACTGGACAGGTGATTTCTTCGACCCTGTAAAGGCCTCCAGCGCAACCCAGGCCCTGGTTGGACAGGGCGCAGATGTGATAATCAACTCGCTCAATCTGGGATACTACGGAATCGTTCAGGTCATCAACAACACACACACTCTGGTCACTGCGAAATACACAGACAAGATCAGCTCTGCACCGCACAATCAACTGACCGCTTTCGTCTTCAATTTCACCGGTCCACTCAACTACGTCTATAGCCAGATCAACGGTGGCACATACAGCGGCACCTACAAGTTGAAATTCGGAACCGACAACTACCTCAAACTACCGCTTACGAATGCGGCGTCAAGTCTCAGTAGCAGGATCCAGACGATAGTTAGCCAGCTAGAGAGCGGAGCGACCACAGTCCCATTCAACACAACTGACCCCGGTGCGGGACCATAGGCCAGACTAGGCCAGCGGTCCCGCTCCCACTTTTTCTAGCTTCTCAGCATCTTCCTGGAGACGCCGGACTGCAGAGGCTTCATCTATCCCCTGAAGCACGCCTTCCTTCATAATCACCTTCCCGTCAACCAGCACTGTTACGACGTTATCCGGCCTCGCCGAGTAGACGAGGTTGGCCACAGGGTCGTAGACAGGGGTCGTGTGCGGCTTCCGGAAGTCCACCACTATGATGTCCGCTCGGTATCCCTCTTTCAGAGAACCTATGGTGCCCTCCATTCCAAGAGCTTTCGCGCCTCCGATCGTCGCCATCTCCAGCACTTTCCAAGCGCTCGATGCGAGTGGGTCGAGATAATGGACCTTCTGGAGAAGAGCTGCCGACTTGATGACGCCTAGCATGTCCTGATTGTTGTTGCTCGCAGCCCCGTCCGTCCCAAGAGAGCAGGTGACGCCGGCTTTCAGCATCTCTCTTATCGGCGCAACGCCATCCGCAATTATCATGTTTGCCAATGGGCAGTGAGACACGCTGACGTTGTTTCTCGCGAGTGTCTGGATGTCTTCCTCGTCAAGCCACACGCAGTGAACCGCAAGGACATCCCGTCCCAAAAGGTGTCGCTGGGCTAGAACCGTGATGTCTTTTGCACCGTATGTTTTCATACAGAAATCCACAACAGATTTGCTCTCAGAGCTATGGAAGGTAATCATCGCTCCCAGTTCGCGTGCTGCATGCATCGATTCCTCGAATGCCCGGAGTGATGTAGACCAGAAGGCCGAGGGCGCGATCCACACGCGGAGCCTGCCGTTTGGGTTATCGTACTTCTTATGCAACCTTTCGAAATCGCGTATCGCTTCGTCCAGGTTCTGCGTCATGGCGGGTGCTCTGTCTTCGACCGAGTCCATGATTCCGCGGCTAAGAATTCCGCGTATGCCTGTTTCATCGAACACTTTGATCACTCTGTCACTCATCTCGTTTTTCGAAGCCAGATACATGAAATCGTTGACTGTTGTCGTCCCGCTTCTGATGGCCTCTATACAACCCACCATGGCAGCGTCGTAGACGTCATCGAGGGTTAGGTTTGGAGCCACATTCCCTATCGCGCTCCTCCACCAACCGTCGAGATTCTGGTCCATCCCAAGTCCACGCGACAACGTCTGGAAGAGATGCGTGTGGGTATTCACTAGGCCAGGAAGAACGAATCTTCCTTTCGCATTCAATATCGTTTCTGGGGCGCCGAATCTCTTGATGAGATCTGACCGTTCGCCAACCCCAACAATCACATTATCATTCACGGCGAGGGAGGTGTGCTGCAATAATCTCCTTGTTCCGTCGAGTGGTATTACGGTACCATCCTCAATCAGAATCAATTGGAGGTGCGGGCAACGTGTTACTTATAGCGGTTCTCACCTACTCCCTAACTGGTTCGCCGAAAACTAGATATCACATCTGAATGGTCTCTGCTGTATGCCACAGATCTTCGAACAGAATTTCGGATTCGTTGACTGGGAGAGGCTGTACGAGATCAATTGGAAGAAGCTTCGGGAAGGAATGAGGGGGAGGGGAATCGACTCCCTGATTGTTGGAGACGTCGCGAATGTGAAGTACCTGACGGGTTACAGCCCGATGTATTCCTACTTCATGCTCAATACAATGGTCGCTGTGCTCCCCGCCGACGAGCCGAAGCCCGTGCTCTTTCCGATTTGGTACTACGAGGAGTTCGCCAAGGTTCGTTTCAAGTACTTGAAGGAAGTAAGGGCCATCCCAGTGGATATGAACAAATGGCCAGAAGAATTCGAGAAGCTAGGTCTTGGAAAACGGGTCGGAATAGATTCGGGCATGACCTACCAACTCGGGAGACTCCTGCACGAGAAGTTGAAGGGTGTAGAAATCGTAGTTGGAGATGATTTGCTGGCTGAAGCTAGGTCAGTGAAAAACTCGGAAGAGCTCAAAGTGATTGAACAGGCCACAGCCGTCGCCGAGGTGGGGTTCGACAAAGCGTTCGAAGCATGCATCCCGGGCGCGAAAGAATTCGACGTTGCAGCAGAAGCCGAGCATGCGATGAGACTGGCAGGAGCCGAAGCTGCCACGCACACCCTCGTAATGTCGGAAGAGAATGCTGCTTCGATGAAGGAAACATCAACGGACAGAATGATAAGGCACCAGGACACAGTAGTTTTCGACCTCGGTGCAATCTACGAAGGCTACAACTCGGAGTTCTCGAGGACCAAATTCGTGGGAGGTGCCTCGAAACACCAACTAGAAGTCTTCAAGTTAGTCTACGAGGCGGAACAGAAGGCAATCGAGAACATACGACCCGGGGCTTCATGCGCCGAGGTCGACAGTATCGCGCGGAAGGTCCTCCGCGAAGGAGGGTGGGGTCCACCTTACGAGTACAACTACAATCTCGGGCATGGCATTGGCGTAGCTTTGTGGGAATACCCGATACTTGACGAACGCAGCAAAGCCACATTCAAAGAGAACATGACCTTGGCTATCGAGCCTGCAGTC
This Nitrososphaerota archaeon DNA region includes the following protein-coding sequences:
- a CDS encoding BMP family ABC transporter substrate-binding protein, whose protein sequence is MRKRAISNKTTITVIAVIIIIALAGIVYYYYYSGVGPAATKNKMAMIISGPVNDNDYEALGLQALQAVGKSTGITTAYSENVNPADLDTAVSQYVSQGFNIIWVHGAEFASAVGPGVSDNGTASKNPNIRFILETDVPPAQIRSNVWVIDRNYIPGMYAVGAAAALATHTGTIAYVGALKLPFSLAEANAIILAAHATNSSVKVLRYWTGDFFDPVKASSATQALVGQGADVIINSLNLGYYGIVQVINNTHTLVTAKYTDKISSAPHNQLTAFVFNFTGPLNYVYSQINGGTYSGTYKLKFGTDNYLKLPLTNAASSLSSRIQTIVSQLESGATTVPFNTTDPGAGP
- a CDS encoding Xaa-Pro peptidase family protein, with amino-acid sequence MPQIFEQNFGFVDWERLYEINWKKLREGMRGRGIDSLIVGDVANVKYLTGYSPMYSYFMLNTMVAVLPADEPKPVLFPIWYYEEFAKVRFKYLKEVRAIPVDMNKWPEEFEKLGLGKRVGIDSGMTYQLGRLLHEKLKGVEIVVGDDLLAEARSVKNSEELKVIEQATAVAEVGFDKAFEACIPGAKEFDVAAEAEHAMRLAGAEAATHTLVMSEENAASMKETSTDRMIRHQDTVVFDLGAIYEGYNSEFSRTKFVGGASKHQLEVFKLVYEAEQKAIENIRPGASCAEVDSIARKVLREGGWGPPYEYNYNLGHGIGVALWEYPILDERSKATFKENMTLAIEPAVYKHGFGGVRVEDMVQVTSSGAKILSRTPYYYA
- a CDS encoding amidohydrolase, with the translated sequence MILIEDGTVIPLDGTRRLLQHTSLAVNDNVIVGVGERSDLIKRFGAPETILNAKGRFVLPGLVNTHTHLFQTLSRGLGMDQNLDGWWRSAIGNVAPNLTLDDVYDAAMVGCIEAIRSGTTTVNDFMYLASKNEMSDRVIKVFDETGIRGILSRGIMDSVEDRAPAMTQNLDEAIRDFERLHKKYDNPNGRLRVWIAPSAFWSTSLRAFEESMHAARELGAMITFHSSESKSVVDFCMKTYGAKDITVLAQRHLLGRDVLAVHCVWLDEEDIQTLARNNVSVSHCPLANMIIADGVAPIREMLKAGVTCSLGTDGAASNNNQDMLGVIKSAALLQKVHYLDPLASSAWKVLEMATIGGAKALGMEGTIGSLKEGYRADIIVVDFRKPHTTPVYDPVANLVYSARPDNVVTVLVDGKVIMKEGVLQGIDEASAVRRLQEDAEKLEKVGAGPLA